The genome window TTCCCGAGAATGCACTAAAAAACGTTTTaacttaaaatttaaaaaaaaagtggggaTTAATATATACAAGAAAGACCCAGCAAAGAATCAGTTGATGGTTGTGGTACGAGTGAAGGGGCCCACCTGGGTACGTTCGAGGCCATGTTGTACCTCTCCATTGCCTCTCAAACTCAAATAAGTTGTCAGTAGTAACGGTCCCTGTATCGTGCAGACAAGACACCCATAAGCAATGAACGTATCCACGATAGTCCTGGCACTACTGGCACTGGCGGGGATCCTTTCAAATGGTGAGTAAACGAGGATATAATATAAACGTGTACATAATCCCATTGAATGCATCTCGGGTGCATCAACACTAtgcgattatttattttttaattcacgtaCATTCAGGCGCACTCGAGTGTTGAACTTACGACAGAGTGAGGGGAATTTTCTTCGGGAGACCGCTTTCACTGTCTACGGACCATATGGTTGATTGACGAGAGATGATATAATGATGGGGATTATGGGGCGAATGGGGATCGTGGGAGGATTGTACTTTGTTGCGCATTTCTTCCTTGACCACACCTTTGACTTAATTTGCATTTGTGAACTGCGTCGCGCTTTGTTAGATGGGGTCATTTGAATTCCATATTTTGTCAGGGTTCgagctttttttattttagttaTTGACTACatccaattgttttttttatgtaaagtAAATACTGTACAGGGGGAAGAATTGATTTCTCAAAACGTTTTTCTTTGCAGATAATTTTTAGaggatttggaattttttaatttttttgtagctTTCAAAAACTGATCTGAGGTGTGGAAAATTGTTACTTTctaattctttcatttttctggCTATTAGAAATGGAGAAGAGACTTCATAGatgagaaatttaaatttttcataaattttctagGGTTTCACTAgcaattttcgttttttggaaattatatGGTGGGCATTATGGGAAGAATAGGAACTGTGGGAGGATTGTACTTTGTTGTGCGTTTACAAGTTGCCACACCTTTATCGCAATTTGCATTTTATTCCTGCACAACGACTGATTAGACGggtttatttgaatatttaatttttcccgatGATTTCatgtttttggaatttttcaaatgtggATATGTTATTTTTGCTGTTTAGTGTGAATGACGCAGTCACCAGCTTCctaaaaaatttagaataatCAATTTGAAAAGAGTAGTGCCAATAGAAagcaaaatttatgaaaattttaaataaactttCAGGCCACGCAGTAGCTGTCTTCGGTCCGCCCACGTGTCCCGACCCCTACGGAGTCCACGCTTACCCTCACCCCGAGGACTGCGCCAGGTTCTTCCTCTGCACCAATGGCACATTGACCCTAGAGCAGTGTGAGAATGGACTTCTCTTCGACGGTCATGGGGCTATTCACAATCACTGCAACTATAACTGGGCTGTCCACTGCGGTGAACGCAAGGCTGATCGTAAATATTAACTatcaattatattaaattctccagtgaagtggtaaaactgGATAAGTCGATCCTGCTCCACTTTATTCGGATTCAGTCCCTAGATcttcaaatttattaattaacttgATCGGTCATTGTGTCGTAAAATTAacgtaattataaaaattcagtgacgCCAATTAGTTCACCCGGCTGTGAATACCAGTTTGGTGTTTATTCCGAGAGCCACTCCTGCAGCACCAACTACATCAAATGCATCCACGGAGAGCCTCACCTGGAGGCCTGCACTCCGGGTCTCGCTTGGGACGACAAGAGCCACTCGTGCGTCTGGCCCGATCAACTGATCCCCTACTGCAATCCTGAGGCTATTGTTGGGTTCAAGTGCCCCACGAAAGTGCCTAAACACACCGCTGCTGCTAAATTCTGGCCATTCCCAAggtatttgaaattttgtcattaaaaaaacaatttgcaAATGAGAAGTCTCCGTGGATATTCGTTAAACAGTTAACAACTGGCAAATATTGCTGTGGCAAGCATCATTAATTGTTTCATTCAACAATGAGAActgttaaataattatctaacgattcattcaatttttatttgtttatttctccTCAAAAAGTGGTTGTagagacaataaaaaaacccaTCACGAGGCTGTGAATGTCTTAATAATTTAACTATTAGAATTTACGActc of Diachasmimorpha longicaudata isolate KC_UGA_2023 chromosome 3, iyDiaLong2, whole genome shotgun sequence contains these proteins:
- the LOC135160551 gene encoding protein obstructor-E, producing MNVSTIVLALLALAGILSNGHAVAVFGPPTCPDPYGVHAYPHPEDCARFFLCTNGTLTLEQCENGLLFDGHGAIHNHCNYNWAVHCGERKADLTPISSPGCEYQFGVYSESHSCSTNYIKCIHGEPHLEACTPGLAWDDKSHSCVWPDQLIPYCNPEAIVGFKCPTKVPKHTAAAKFWPFPRFPVPGDCGRLITCVDYHPRLITCGDGKLFDSITLSCMDPDDHPHCADGL